From the Candidatus Thermoplasmatota archaeon genome, one window contains:
- a CDS encoding type IV toxin-antitoxin system AbiEi family antitoxin: MVTKYVTLDEKRKGLSKKESYLLSYLAENRKSIFVLGDVVEVLDCSYENAKVIVERLAKKKWIVRIIKGKYLIVPLIAGIKGEYTEHEFIIASLFEPCYIAYWTALNYYGFTEQVPNKIFVAIRKRTNDREILGTKFKFVYISEKKFFGFNDISISNVSVRISDKEKTIVDCLDKPKYCGGIEEITKAIFFAKEEIDFGKLTNYAIKIGNNAVIKRLGFILDFLGVNSKNLKNKISDSYSILDPTKVKTGKYDSKWKVLVNVSEEELKW, translated from the coding sequence ATGGTAACAAAATATGTTACTTTGGATGAAAAAAGAAAAGGATTATCGAAAAAGGAAAGTTATCTTTTGTCCTATTTGGCAGAAAATAGAAAAAGCATATTCGTACTGGGGGATGTTGTAGAAGTTTTAGATTGTAGTTATGAAAATGCGAAGGTTATCGTTGAAAGGCTTGCAAAGAAAAAATGGATTGTGAGGATAATAAAAGGAAAATATTTAATAGTACCTTTGATTGCAGGGATTAAAGGAGAATATACAGAGCACGAGTTCATTATTGCTTCCTTATTCGAGCCTTGTTACATTGCTTATTGGACTGCTTTAAACTATTATGGATTTACAGAACAGGTGCCGAACAAAATCTTTGTTGCTATAAGAAAAAGAACGAATGACAGAGAAATACTCGGAACAAAATTCAAATTTGTTTATATTTCAGAAAAAAAATTCTTTGGTTTTAATGACATTTCGATCTCAAATGTTAGTGTTAGGATTTCAGATAAAGAAAAAACAATAGTTGATTGTCTCGATAAGCCAAAATACTGTGGTGGTATAGAAGAAATCACAAAAGCCATCTTTTTTGCAAAAGAGGAAATTGATTTTGGAAAATTAACGAACTATGCCATAAAAATAGGCAATAATGCAGTAATAAAAAGATTGGGATTTATTCTTGATTTTCTGGGGGTAAACTCAAAGAATTTGAAGAACAAAATTTCAGATAGTTATTCGATTTTAGACCCTACAAAAGTAAAAACAGGAAAATACGATTCAAAATGGAAGGTATTGGTAAATGTAAGTGAAGAAGAATTAAAGTGGTAA